In a genomic window of Punica granatum isolate Tunisia-2019 chromosome 6, ASM765513v2, whole genome shotgun sequence:
- the LOC116210185 gene encoding uncharacterized protein LOC116210185 isoform X1 translates to MASEFAASVDYGLRLSKRIYYGKGTTAPPAPEMSRSPEAYLPTAPMVYAVVPDPTAVDNPDVPSYQPYVHGRCDPPALIPLHMHSISAEVDCYLDTAFVSIAGVWRVHCIMARRRCDCRVAIPMGEQGLLLGVEVNLAGRSYNSELINAEDMKETLEITKAKDGQFLKFQTFTFRVPQVDGGSTISVKASWSQKLSYSNSEFLLTVPFSFPGYVNPIVKNISRKQLIRLNVDTGTGMEVLCRTTSHPMKELRREVGKLAFSSEVEVSTWSSVDLKISYSVSSSDIFGDILLQSPPLHDFDQSELLCFYLYPGNNQSRKVFRKEVVYVMDISGSMQDDLLVNTKDALMESLWMLNPEDSFNIIAFNHEARLFSLSMEKATKKVLCNAHEWISNTFVGDGGTDILPPLEQAMKLLADTTDAVPLVFLVTDGTVENEREICNTVKRYLSSGPSVPPRFFTFGIGPYCNHYFLQALARIGRGHYDAAYDAESVAVRMKSFFAACSSVVVADIGLDVFETLDSLELFPSQIPDLLPGRPLIVSGRYSGDFPESVKVSGTLADGSVFTEHLKVKWAKDVALDRVLARRQIDVLTAEAWLQESQQLGEKVARMSVRYGVPSEYTCMILLETVSGKVAAEQKVFIKEVYEKMSSKKPVEWKGQQAMVFGSLGKGFGNLKATTKNIKPGTEESKPSDAASILVNAASSCCARLMDRFCCMCFIRTCSFLNDQCTQAFTQLCTALACFECINCCFEVCECCSCLQ, encoded by the exons ATGGCCAGCGAGTTCGCCGCCTCCGTCGACTACGGCCTCCGGCTGTCCAAGCGCATATACTACGGGAAAGGCACCACCGCGCCCCCCGCGCCGGAGATGTCCAGGTCGCCGGAGGCCTACCTCCCGACCGCGCCGATGGTCTACGCCGTCGTGCCGGACCCCACGGCGGTGGACAACCCCGACGTCCCGAGCTACCAGCCGTACGTCCACGGCCGGTGCGACCCGCCGGCGCTGATCCCGTTGCACATGCACAGCATCTCCGCGGAGGTTGACTGCTACCTGGACACGGCGTTCGTGAGCATCGCCGGAGTTTGGCGCGTGCATTGCATCATGGCCCGCCGGAGGTGCGATTGCCGCGTCGCGATTCCGATGGGAGAGCAG GGTTTGCTTCTAGGTGTCGAGGTTAATCTCGCTGGAAGATCGTATAACAGCGAACTGATCAATGCGGAGGACATGAAAGAAACACTGGAAATCACCAAAGCTAAAGACGGGCAGTTTTTGAAGTTCCAGACCTTCACCTTCAGAGTTCCGCAG GTTGATGGAGGCTCAACTATATCAGTTAAGGCCAGCTGGTCTCAGAAACTATCCTATAGCAACTCGGAGTTTCTTCTTACCGTACCTTTTAGTTTCCCTGGATATGTCAATCCTATTGTTAAGAATATCTCCAGGAAACAATTGATACGATTAAATGTGGACACTGGTACTGGCATGGAAGTTCTATGTAGGACCACTAGCCATCCTATGAAG GAATTGAGACGGGAAGTTGGTAAATTGGCCTTTTCATCTGAGGTAGAGGTATCCACATGGTCGAGTGTGGACCTCAAAATTTCCTATTCC GTCTCTTCAAGCGATATATTTGGAGACATACTCTTGCAATCTCCACCATTGCATGACTTTGATCAGAGCGAGTTGCTCTGCTTTTATCTTTACCCCGGAAATAACCAGAGTAGGAAG GTTTTCAGGAAGGAAGTTGTTTATGTTATGGATATTAGTGGAAGCATGCAAGACGACCTCCTTGTGAATACAAAGGATGCATTAATGGAGTCACTCTGGATGCTCAACCCAGAAGATTCTTTTAACATAATAGCTTTCAATCATGAAGCTCGCTTATTTTCATTGTCGATGGAGAAAGCAACCAAGAAGGTGCTTTGCAATGCCCATGAATGGATCAGCAATACCTTTGTGGGGGATGGTGGTACAGACATCCTGCCTCCTCTAGAACAG GCAATGAAGTTATTAGCTGACACTACAGATGCCGTTCCTCTGGTCTTCCTAGTCACTGATGGTACTGTTGAAAATGAAAGGGAAATCTGCAACACTGTGAAACGTTATCTATCAAGTGGTCCGTCAGTTCCTCCTCGCTTCTTTACCTTTGGCATAG GTCCGTACTGTAATCACTACTTTCTCCAAGCACTCGCACGAATTGGAAGAGGTCATTATGATGCTGCCTATGATGCAG AGTCGGTTGCTGTTAGAATGAAGAGTTTTTTCGCTGCTTGCTCATCAGTAGTTGTGGCAGACATAGGTCTGGATGTATTTGAAACTCTTGACTCACTTGAG CTATTTCCTTCCCAAATTCCTGATCTTTTACCAGGAAGACCATTAATAGTATCTGGGAGGTACTCTGGGGACTTTCCCGAGTCTGTTAAAGTTAGTGGTACTCTTGCAGATGGAAGTGTCTTCACAGAACACTTGAAAGTTAAATGGGCAAAGGATGTTGCCCTTGACAGG GTCCTGGCAAGGAGGCAGATAGATGTACTTACGGCAgaggcatggttgcaagaaaGTCAACAGCTCGGGGAGAAG GTGGCGAGAATGAGTGTGCGTTATGGGGTTCCATCTGAGTATACCTGCATGATCTTGCTCGAAACTGTTAGTGGGAAAGTAGCGGCGGAGCAGAAGGTTTTTATAAAAGAG GTGTATGAGAAAATGAGCTCCAAGAAGCCGGTCGAGTGGAAGGGCCAGCAGGCTATGGTATTTGGGAGTTTAGGGAAGGGCTTTGGCAACTTGAAGGCAACAACAAAAAACATAAAACCTGGGACTGAAGAATCAAAGCCATCTGATGCTGCTTCAATTCTGGTCAATGCAGCTTCCAGTTGCTGCGCACGTCTGATGGACCGCTTCTGCTGCATGTGCTTCATCCGAACATGCTCATTCCTCAATGATCAGTGCACGCAGGCCTTTACTCAGCTTTGCACTGCCCTTGCCTGCTTTGAGTGCATCAACTGCTGCTTTGAGGTCTGTGAATGCTGCTCGTGCCTGCAGTAA
- the LOC116210185 gene encoding inter alpha-trypsin inhibitor, heavy chain 4-like isoform X2: MKETLEITKAKDGQFLKFQTFTFRVPQVDGGSTISVKASWSQKLSYSNSEFLLTVPFSFPGYVNPIVKNISRKQLIRLNVDTGTGMEVLCRTTSHPMKELRREVGKLAFSSEVEVSTWSSVDLKISYSVSSSDIFGDILLQSPPLHDFDQSELLCFYLYPGNNQSRKVFRKEVVYVMDISGSMQDDLLVNTKDALMESLWMLNPEDSFNIIAFNHEARLFSLSMEKATKKVLCNAHEWISNTFVGDGGTDILPPLEQAMKLLADTTDAVPLVFLVTDGTVENEREICNTVKRYLSSGPSVPPRFFTFGIGPYCNHYFLQALARIGRGHYDAAYDAESVAVRMKSFFAACSSVVVADIGLDVFETLDSLELFPSQIPDLLPGRPLIVSGRYSGDFPESVKVSGTLADGSVFTEHLKVKWAKDVALDRVLARRQIDVLTAEAWLQESQQLGEKVARMSVRYGVPSEYTCMILLETVSGKVAAEQKVFIKEVYEKMSSKKPVEWKGQQAMVFGSLGKGFGNLKATTKNIKPGTEESKPSDAASILVNAASSCCARLMDRFCCMCFIRTCSFLNDQCTQAFTQLCTALACFECINCCFEVCECCSCLQ; encoded by the exons ATGAAAGAAACACTGGAAATCACCAAAGCTAAAGACGGGCAGTTTTTGAAGTTCCAGACCTTCACCTTCAGAGTTCCGCAG GTTGATGGAGGCTCAACTATATCAGTTAAGGCCAGCTGGTCTCAGAAACTATCCTATAGCAACTCGGAGTTTCTTCTTACCGTACCTTTTAGTTTCCCTGGATATGTCAATCCTATTGTTAAGAATATCTCCAGGAAACAATTGATACGATTAAATGTGGACACTGGTACTGGCATGGAAGTTCTATGTAGGACCACTAGCCATCCTATGAAG GAATTGAGACGGGAAGTTGGTAAATTGGCCTTTTCATCTGAGGTAGAGGTATCCACATGGTCGAGTGTGGACCTCAAAATTTCCTATTCC GTCTCTTCAAGCGATATATTTGGAGACATACTCTTGCAATCTCCACCATTGCATGACTTTGATCAGAGCGAGTTGCTCTGCTTTTATCTTTACCCCGGAAATAACCAGAGTAGGAAG GTTTTCAGGAAGGAAGTTGTTTATGTTATGGATATTAGTGGAAGCATGCAAGACGACCTCCTTGTGAATACAAAGGATGCATTAATGGAGTCACTCTGGATGCTCAACCCAGAAGATTCTTTTAACATAATAGCTTTCAATCATGAAGCTCGCTTATTTTCATTGTCGATGGAGAAAGCAACCAAGAAGGTGCTTTGCAATGCCCATGAATGGATCAGCAATACCTTTGTGGGGGATGGTGGTACAGACATCCTGCCTCCTCTAGAACAG GCAATGAAGTTATTAGCTGACACTACAGATGCCGTTCCTCTGGTCTTCCTAGTCACTGATGGTACTGTTGAAAATGAAAGGGAAATCTGCAACACTGTGAAACGTTATCTATCAAGTGGTCCGTCAGTTCCTCCTCGCTTCTTTACCTTTGGCATAG GTCCGTACTGTAATCACTACTTTCTCCAAGCACTCGCACGAATTGGAAGAGGTCATTATGATGCTGCCTATGATGCAG AGTCGGTTGCTGTTAGAATGAAGAGTTTTTTCGCTGCTTGCTCATCAGTAGTTGTGGCAGACATAGGTCTGGATGTATTTGAAACTCTTGACTCACTTGAG CTATTTCCTTCCCAAATTCCTGATCTTTTACCAGGAAGACCATTAATAGTATCTGGGAGGTACTCTGGGGACTTTCCCGAGTCTGTTAAAGTTAGTGGTACTCTTGCAGATGGAAGTGTCTTCACAGAACACTTGAAAGTTAAATGGGCAAAGGATGTTGCCCTTGACAGG GTCCTGGCAAGGAGGCAGATAGATGTACTTACGGCAgaggcatggttgcaagaaaGTCAACAGCTCGGGGAGAAG GTGGCGAGAATGAGTGTGCGTTATGGGGTTCCATCTGAGTATACCTGCATGATCTTGCTCGAAACTGTTAGTGGGAAAGTAGCGGCGGAGCAGAAGGTTTTTATAAAAGAG GTGTATGAGAAAATGAGCTCCAAGAAGCCGGTCGAGTGGAAGGGCCAGCAGGCTATGGTATTTGGGAGTTTAGGGAAGGGCTTTGGCAACTTGAAGGCAACAACAAAAAACATAAAACCTGGGACTGAAGAATCAAAGCCATCTGATGCTGCTTCAATTCTGGTCAATGCAGCTTCCAGTTGCTGCGCACGTCTGATGGACCGCTTCTGCTGCATGTGCTTCATCCGAACATGCTCATTCCTCAATGATCAGTGCACGCAGGCCTTTACTCAGCTTTGCACTGCCCTTGCCTGCTTTGAGTGCATCAACTGCTGCTTTGAGGTCTGTGAATGCTGCTCGTGCCTGCAGTAA